The genomic DNA GAGCGGTGGCGCGATGATGGTGCGCGGGGCGGTGTTCGGCCGGCGCGACGGGGCGCCCTGGTTCCGCGCAACCTGGCACGCGGTCTTTGAACGGGTCGAAAGCCTGCCCGAGTAGGGCGATCAGCGGCGCAGACGGCCGGCGAGATCCACCCGCGTACGCAACGCATGCAGCTCCTCGGCGGTAGGCGGTTCGGTCTCCGGCAGCGAGGGTGGGATTACCAGTTCGAAGCCGGTGTTCGCGCGCACCGCATCGACGCTGACGCCTGGATGCACCGAGCGCAGGCGCATCCGTTTGGTTTCTTCCTCGAAGTCCATCACGCACAGCGGCGTGACGACGTATTTGGGCCCGCCGCCCGGAAGCCCGCGCTTGCGCCGAGCGTCGGCCCCGCCGTTGCCCCATCCGAAGGCGCTTACATAGTCGCATCGCTCGACCAGCACGCGCGGGCTGTGGTTGTTGAGCACGATGTAGTAGCGGCCGACGTGGGTGCTGAGCGAGGGCGTGCCGACCGAGCCCGGCCCGCGGAACTTGAGCCGGAGGTGGTCCGGCCCGATACCGATCAGGTTGGTATTGCCGAAGCGGTCAACCTGAATGCCGCCGATGAAGAAGACGTGATTGCTCCAGTCCTTGACGCGGTCGAAGCGGTGGCCAGTGTCGCTGTACGATTCGGCCCATCGCACCACCCGCCGGTCCCATCCGAAGGCCGGCATCGGGATCGTCTCCAGATGGGCGACGTTCATCCGCGCGCCGAGGAAGACGAGTTCCATGTTGGGGCCATGAGTGAGATGCGCCAGGCGCACCGCCGCCTCCGCCACCGGCATCGCGACGCCCACGCGCAGCACCTCGCCGTCGCGCAGGTCGCGCGCCAGGAAGATCGCCATCAGTTCCTGCACGCCGTATTCGTTCGCCATAACACCCTCACGCCGTACGCACGCGCGATATCGTTCCGTCGGGCGCAATCTGCACCCGCGCCATGTAGCGCTCGGGAAAGCGCTTGCTGAACGCGAAGCCGAAGATCAGCAGCGCCGTCGGGATCAGAAAGCCCGGCACCAGTTTGCCGAAATTGCCGCCGAGCGCCGCGCCGATCGCGGCGAAGCCGACGTTGACGGTGAACAGGCCGGCCCAGAAGAAGGCCAGGATCCAGTTGATCCGATGGAACAGTGGATTGTCCCAGAACTCAGGCGGCGACTGCTCGCGCGCGTAGGCCAGTGTGAACGGCCTGCCGAGTGCGATCGAGCCCCACGCGGCAAGCGCGAAGAACGACCAGATCACGACGACGTGGTAGATCGAAAACGCCGCCGAGCGCAGCCCAACCTTCACGATCGCCGCCGCCACGAAGTAGGCGAGTGTCGTCCAGTCCATCAGCTTGACCGTCGTGCGACGGGCCAGCGTCGCCAGATAGATCAGGCACAGAAACGCGCCGCCGATCGTCGCCGCCGCCCAGTGGTTGCCGCCCGCCGCCACGCCGTAGAGCACCCACGGCGCCAGCGCGAGCGCGAACAGGAGCCATCCGTTCGTCGATTTTTGCGCTTCCGCCACGCGCGACCTCCTCAGTATTCGTGGAGTTCCAGCAAACGTTTCAGCCCGATGGTTTCCAGGTACTGGACGAGGCCCGCCGGACGGCAACAATAGCGCTCTAAGTAGGCGTCGAGCGCCGCGCGTTCGCCATGAGCGGCGGCGTCGGCGGCTTCGAGATAGCCGCGCAGATGGGGGCCGTCGGTGACGTAAAAGCCGCGGCTGTAAAACGGATGGGCGCCGAAAGGCGCGCGCACGATCGCGGCGGCTGCCGCGATCGTCGTCGCCCACGGGTCGGAACGAATTTCCTCGTTGCTGATAATCTGCTCGACTTGGACGACCGTGCGGTCCGCGGCGCGGTACTGGAAAAGGTCGAGCCATCCAGGGCCGCCCAGATGGCGTACGTTACCGTAAGCGTCGGCGGCCGCCGCGTGCAGCAGTGTTACGTCGGGCTTGATCGGCGGCACCGCGATCAGTTCCTCGCCGCCGATCGGATCGCGGAAGAGCTTGAGGTCGGGATTGACCTCGGGCAACGAAGTGCCGACGCCGGCGCGCCACGGCAGGAAGGGGAGATTCTGCGCCGCCGCCTGGAGCGCCGCGCATACGATTCCCTCCTCGCACTCCCAGACCTCGATTTCGCCGCGCTCGGCCGCGCGCCGGAACGACGGCATCACCGGCACACCCGGTCCCCCGCCGGCGTAATAGCTGACCGTCTTGCGCACGCATCCGGCGGCGATCAGCATGTCGAGCGCAAAGCCGCTGGCGACCACCGTCAACCCGCGCACACGGCGGCGGATTATCTGGCGCACCAGCCCCATCGGCGGCGGGTCGCCGATCGCGACCGTCATTCCGTCTTCGACCCAGGATGCGGCCTGATGCTCGTCGAGGATGCGCTCGGTGCGTCTGGTATTCATCGCGCGGCCCCTCCCGCCGGCGCTCCGGCGGTCCTACTGTGATCCGATCGGCGGGCGCGCGGCAAGGCCCGCGCAGCTAACAGTCGGCGCCCGCACTTTAGTAGGATGCGGACCGGCGATCGCATCCTGAACGCAGGAGAGAGAGGGCGATGAGCAAATTCGAGGAGTATCAGAACAAGTACCGGCACGTTCGGATGGAGCGGCGCGACGGCATCCTCCAGATGACGCTGCACAGCGGCGGCGGCCCGCTGCGCTGGGGCGGCCCGCCGCACGAGGAGCTCTCCTACGCCTTTTACGACGTCGCCCGCGACTACGAAAACCGCTGCGTGATCATCACCGGCACCGGCGAGGCGTTCTGCGCCGAGATCGACCTTGGCGGCGGGCGCGGCGCGCCGGTCGGCAAGACCGCCAGCGGCGAGCCCGCGCCGCCCCCGACGGCAGGCGTGCGCTCGACCACTTGGGATCACATCTATAATGACGCCAAGTACCTTTTGATGAATCATCTCGCGATCGAGGTGCCGATGATCGCCGCGGTCAACGGTCCGGCGCTGATCCACGCCGAGCTCGCCGTGCTGTGCGACGTCGTTATCGCCGCCGAGGAGGCGGCCTTCCAGGACGCGCCGCACTTTCCCAACGGCATCGTCCCCGGCGACGGCGTCCACGTCGTTTGGCCGCTGGTGCTGGGACCCAATCGCGGACGCTACTTCCTGCTCACCGGACAGAAGCTCTCCGCGCGCGAAGCACTGGAGCTGGGCGTGGTGAGCGAGGTGATGCCGCGCGAGCGCCTGCTCCCGCGCGCATGGGAACTGGCGGAGCTGATCGTCGCCAAGCCCAAGCTCACCGTGCGTTATGCGCGCGTCGCAATCACCCAGCAGCTCAAGCGCCTGATGCTCGACAATCTCGGCTACGGGCTGGCGCTCGAAGGGCTGGGCGCAGCCGCGGCATGGCCGGGCGCGAAAGGCTGAGGCGCAGGCGGCGCGCAGTCGCCGCCCTAAGCGGCGGCGCGGGAATTCTGCGACGTATTCAATTTCGGGGGAGACGCGATGATCTACGAACTGCGGACCTACACCCTCGTGCTCGGCGGCACCCGCGAGTACGAGGAGATCACGAAGAACGAGCTGCTGCCGATCCTCGCCGAGTACGGGCTCAAGCCGGTTGGCTACTGGCACACCGAGATCGGGCCGCTCAACGAACTGGTCCATCTGTGGGCTTTCAACGACCTCAACGAGCGCCAGCAGAAATGGGCGGCGTGGGGGCGCGACCCGCGCCGCGCGGCGATCGTGCCGCGGCTGCGCGCGCTGGTCGTAAGCCAGAGCAACAAGATCATGTCGCCGGCGGAGTTCTCGCCGCTACAATAACGCCGGGCGCGCGGCCGACCCGCTCGCGGGGTTTAGATCGAATCGACCGTGCCGCTTTGACAGGAGCAACTATGGAACTGGGACTCTTCCTGATGCCGTCGCATCCGCCCGAACGCGATTTGATGGCCGGGCAACAATGGGACCTCGCCGTGCTCCGCGCGGCCGACCGCCTGGGCTACAGCGAGGCGTGGATCGGCGAACACTTCACCTCGCCATGGGAACCTAATCCCGCGCCCGACCTGCTGATCGCGCAGGCGCTAAAGGAGACCAGCCGGATCAAGCTCGCCCCAGGTGCCCATCTGCTGCCCTTCCATCACCCGGCCGAGCTCGCCTGCCGGGTTGCCTTCATGGACCATCTGGCGCAGGGCCGCTACATGCTCGGCATCGGCGCGAGCGGCCTGCCGAGCGACTGGCAGCTCTTTTCCGTTGACGGCTTCGGGATGCAGACACGGGAGATGACGCGCGAGTCGCTCGCCATCATGCTCAAGGTCTGGGAGAGCGACGGCGGGCTGGAATATAAGGGCAAGTACTGGAGCGTCAACGTGCCGGGCCCGATGCTGCGCACGCTGCGCCACCATCTCAAACCCTTCCAGAAGCCGCATCCGCCGATCGGCATCGCCGGGCTCAGCCCCGGTTCCGAGACGCTCAAGCTCGCCGGCGAGCACGGCTTCATCCCGCTCAGCCTCAACATGAGTCCGGGCTACGTCGCCACCCACTGGGAGGCGGTGGTCGAGGGCGCGCGGCGCACGGGGCGGCGGCCGCGCCGGCGCGACTGGCGCATCGTGCGCGAGATCTTCGTCGCCGAGACCGACGCCGAAGCCCATCGTCACTGCGTCAAGAGCATGATGGGCCGGATGATGCGCGAGTATCTGCTGCCGCTGATGGCGGATTTCCAGTTCACGAAGTTTCTCAAGGACGATCCCTCGGTGCCAGACGACGCGGTCACGCCCGAGTACCTGGTCGATCACGGATGGCTGGTCGGATCGCCGCGCACGGTGCGCGACAAGCTCGCGCGGATGTACAAGGACCTCGGCGGCTTCGGCACCCTGCTGCTGTTCACCTTCGACTATGCCGACAACCCCGAGCCATGGTTCAACTCGATGCGTCTGCTGGCCGAGGAGGTTCTGCCGCACTTTCGCGAACTGGACCCCGACAGCAATCAGACCGCGCGCGCGGAGGGGCAGCGAAGGACCGTCTGATGGCCGAGTACAGCATCAGGGACAAGGTCGCGATCGTCGGCCTTGGCGAAACCACATACTACAAGCGCGGCCAGGCGCCGGTCAGCGAATTCCAGCTCGCCTGCGAGGCGATCCTCAAGGCGGTCGCCGACGCCGGGCTCAAGGTCACCGACCTCGACGGCTTCGCCTCCTACAGCAACGATCGCAACGATGCGGCGCGCCTGGCGACCGCGCTGGGGCTCCCGCACTACGCGTGGGCGAGCATGGTATGGGGCGGCGGGGGCGGCGGTGGCTCGGGTGCGGTGGCGCACGCGGCGGCCGCGGTGGCGGCGGGCTATGCGAAGTACGTGGTGGTTTTCCGCGCGCTCGCGCAGGGGCAGTTCGGCCGCTTCGGCCAGGCGGCGCCGGTCAACTCGATCTCCGGCCCCGCCGCCTACGCCTGGCCCTACGGGCTGTTCGTGCCCGCGCAATGGGTGGCGCTGCGCGTGCGCCGCTTCATGCACGAGCATCGCATGACCCAGGACGCGCTTGCTGCGGTGGTGCTCGCGGATTACCACCACGCGCAGCGCAATCCGCGCGCCGTGATGTACGGCCGGCCGCTCACTCGCGAGCAGTACGACAAGTCACGATGGATCGTCGAACCGTTTCATCTCTACGACTGCTGCATGGAGAACGACGGTGCCGCCGCGCTCATCCTGACCACCGCCGAGCGCGCGCGCGATCTCAAACAGAAGCCAGTGTACGTGATGGCGGCTGCGCAGGGCGCGCCCCAGCGCGCGGCCGCCGCGGCCGAAAACTCCACCGACTACGCCTCCTCGCACTTCAAGACGCTCGCGCCGCGGCTATACGAGATGGCGGGGATCGGACCCAAGGACGTTGACGTCGTGCAGATGTACGAGCACTTCAGCGGCGCGGTGCCGATAAGCCTGGTCGAGCACGGCTTCTGCGAGCCCGACGGCGTGATGGAGCTGTGCACCTTCGAGAACCTGACCGCGCCCACCGGCAAGCTCCCGCTCAACACCAGCGGCGGCAATATCGCCGAGTGCTACATGCACGGGCTCGAGCTGGTCAACGAGGCGGTGCGCCAGTGCCGCGGGACTTCGACCTCGCAGGTGCCCGACGCGAAGATCGCGCTGGTGGCGTCGGGTCCGATGGTCTCGCCGGTCAGCGACCTCATCGTGCACGGCTAGCGTGGTACCTGCGTGTGCAACGAAGGTCGTCATCCTGAGCGGAGCGGGTCCGCGAGCGCAGTCGAAGGATCTCGCGCGGCGTCTTCGGAGGCGCGTGATTTGCCAGAGGTTTGAGGAACGCACCGATGGTTGAGAAATCGCCGTTCTACCTGCCGGCCGGATTGCCCGCGCCCAAACCGCAACGCGACGGGATGGACAAGGGATTCTGGGAGGCGCTGCGCCGCCATGAACTGGTGGTCCAGCGCTGCAAGGCTTGCCGTACGTTTCAGCACGGCCCGGAATGGATCTGCCACAACTGCCACGGCGGCGAGCTGGAATGGCATCGCGTCTCCGGGCGCGGCCGGCTCTACTCGTGGGTGCGCTCGTGGAACCCGGTGCATCCGGCGCTCAAGGAGGCCGGGCCGTACATCATCGCGGTGGTCGAGCTTGCGGAGGCGGGCGGCGTGCGGATGGTCGGCAATCTGCTCGGCGACCCGATGCAGGACGCGCCGTTCGACGCCGAGGTCGAGGCGGTCTTCGAGGATCGCCCCGGCGCTACGCTGGTCCAATGGCGGCTGGTGAACGGGTGAACGCTTTGCTTTGTCATGCTCGTGCTCGGGTCCGACGCGCGCCAGAAATCCCGGATTCCGGCAGTGGGGCGGGTTTCCCGGTCCGCCCACGCCTAACGACGGTTGTTACGAAGGCGGCGGCCGACGCAGCGCTAGTGAGCACCCAATCGGGCGGAGCAGATCTTCACTCGCGCCACCACGGATAGCTCTTCGGCATGTCCTTGGACGGGCGGCCGGGGAATTCGGGGCGCCGCTTTTCCATAAACGCGCGTACGCCCTCCTTGACGTCGGCGCCGGCGCCGAGCTCGCGCGTCAGCGGATAGTCAACGTCCAGCGCCGCCATCGGATGAGGCGCCGCGGAGAGACGCCACAGCATCTGGCGCGTCAGCGCGATCGATACCGGCGCGGTCTCGGCGGCGATCTCCTCGGCGAGCGAGCGCGCGGCCCCCATCAGCGCCTCGGGCGCCGCGAGCTCGCTCACGAGGCCGCCCTTGAGCGCCTCGTCGGCATCGAAGATGCGCCCCGAGTAGCACCATCGCAGGGCCTGGCTGATTCCCACGATCCGCGGCAGGAACCACGCGCTGCCCGCCTCGGGCACCAGTCCGCGCCGCGAGAAGACGAAACCGAAGCGCGCGTTGCTCGACGCAATCCGGATGTCCATCGGCAGCGCGAGGGTGATGCCGACGCCGACCGCGGCGCCGTTGATTGCGGCGATCGAAGGCTTGCGGCAGTTGAAGATGCGCATGATGAAGCTCTGGCGGCGATCGCCGCGCTCGCCGCCGAGCGCCGCGCTGCTCCCCGCCGAGGTGTCGAAGGTGTTCGCGCCGCCCGAGAGGTCGGCGCCGGCGCAGAAGCCGCGCCCCGCGCCGGTTACGATTACGGCGCGGACCGCGTCGTCCTCGTCGGCGCGGCGAAAGGCGTCGGCGAGTTCGGCGCCCATCGTCGCCGTGTATGCGTTGAGCTTGTCCGGGCGGTTGAGCGTCACGGTCAGGATCGGACCGTCGACTTCGTAGAGAATCTGTTCGTAGTTCATCGCTTCGTTCTCCGAACCCGTTCGATGCGCGCGGGTTCAGCGGCCGGCGGGGCGCGGACCGGCGACCACGCGCTCGTCGTGCAGCCGCGCGATCTGGCTCGCGCTCATCCCCAGAACCTCGGCCAGCACCTCGTCGGTATGCTCGCCGAGCAGCGGCGCGCGTCGCACCGGCACCCGCGGCACCGCCGAGAAGTAAAGCGGCGAGCCCGGCATAAGGTACTTGCCCACCCCGGGATGCTCCAGCTCGACGAAGATCGGGTTGGCCGTCGAGCATCGCGGGTCCTCGGTGACCAGTTGGCGGAACGTCTGATACGGGCCCCACGACACGTTGGTGCCGGCAAAGATCTCGCGGATTGCGGCGAGGTCGCGCGAGGCGAACCAGGGCCGCAGCATCGCCGCGATCAGGTCGCGCGCCTGGAAGCGTCCGCTTTGCGTGCTCAGATCGTGGCCGGTGGCGTGCTCGATGTCACGGCAGACCTTCTCGATGCCGGTCGCTTCGACCAGCGCGTTCCATTGGCGCGCGGTCAGCGCAACCACCATCACGCGCCGCCCGTCGCGGGTCTCGAAGTCGTGGCCGAAGGCGCCGTAGAGGTAGTTGCCGTCCTTGGGCTGATCGCGGCCGCCGAGCTGCGCCTCGGCGATTCTCCCCAGGTTGCCGACCGCGGCGAACGCTACGTCGGATAGCGATAGATTGATGAGCTGGCCTTGCCCGCTCATCCGACGGTGGCGCTCGGCGGCGAGCAAGCCGACCGCGGCCAGTGTGCCGAGCGCGATATCCCATGCGGGGAGCACGCTGTTGAGCGGCTCGGCGAGGTTGCGCGGCCCGGTCGCCCAGGGAAAGCCGGTCGCCGGATTGACGGTGTAGTCGACTTCGCTGGTGCCGTCGGGATTTCCGGTCAACGCTGCCATCACGAGATCGTGGCGATGCTTCGCCAGTGCCTCGTAGGAGAGCCATCCGCGCGCAGGGAAGTTGGTCAGGAACAACCCCGCGTTTTCGCCCGGCGCGGTGATGAGCGCGGTTGCGAGTTCGCGCCCCTTGGGCGAGCCGAGATCGATTTGGATCGAGCGCTTGTTCTTGTTCATCCCGGCCCAGAACAGGCTCTGCCCATCGTTGGCGAGCGGCCAGCGCTGATAGTCGAGGCCGCCGCCAATCTGGTCGAAGCGGATAACGTCGGCGCCGAGCTGGGCCAGCGTCATCCCGCCGAGCGGCGCGGCGACGAAGGCCGAGCCCTCGACAATGCGCAGACCGGAGAGGATTCCCGTCATCATGTCGTCACCCTCCATAGCGTGCCCGCCGCGCGCGATTCCGCCGGTTTCCCTTCCGCGCGACATCACGCGAACGCCGCGGGCGCCACTTCGAGCGCGGCCGCAAATCGCGACGGCCACGCCTCGCCGCGCGCTAGAAGCGGTCCTTCAGCTCGCGGGCCTTGGCGAAGATTGCGACCGGGTCGTCGGGCAACCCGGGATCGATCTTTTTCAGGCTCGCGCGCAGCTCGGCGCTATCGGTGCGCAGGAAGGGATTGAAGAGCTTCTCGTCGCCGATCGTCGAAGGGATCGTGAACTTGCCCTCGGCGCGCATCTTCTTCGCCCATTCGTACTTGGCCTTGAGCGCCGGATTGTTGGGCTCCAGCGTGAGCGCGAACTGCAGGTTCTTCTCGGTGTACTCGTGGCCGCAATAGACCTGGGTATCGTCGGGCAGCGCGGCGAGCTTCTTCAGCGAGGCCACCATCGTGTCGGCCTTGCCCTCGAACACCCGGCCGCATCCCGCGATGAACATCGTGTCGCCCGTGAACACGGCCTTGAGCTCCGGGAAGTAGTAGGCGATATGGCCGCTGGTGTGCGCGGGGATGCCGATGACGCGGCCGCGAATCGGGCCGACCGCGACCTCGTCGCCGTCGTCCACGCCGTCGGTGAGCGCGGGAATCCGCCCGCCCTCGGCACGCGCGCCGTACACCCGGAGCCCGGGGATGGCGCGCACGAGGTCCTCGTTGCCACCGACGTGGTCGGGATGCCAATGGGTGGGCAGCACGGCCACCAGCTTGAGCCCGCGGCGGCGGACCTCGGCGAGCACCTTGTCGGCTTCCGCGCAATCGACCACGCCGCACAGCTTGCTCGCGTCGTCGATCACCAGGTAGGCGTAATTGTCGGAGAGTTGGGGCACTGCAACGATCGCCATCGACCTGCTCCTTACTTAATGAAGATGCGCATCGCGCGCGCCCGCGCGGAGTCCGCCCGCGCCGTGGCGCGCGTCAGAGCCCGACGATACTGTAGCCCACGTCGACGTATACGGTCTGGCCGGTGACGCCGCTGGCGAGATCGCTCAGCAGCGCGGCGGCCATCTTGCCGACCTCCTCGGTCCTCATCGCGCGGCGCATCGGCGAGCGCTGCTCGACCTCGTGCGCCATCGCGAAGTAGTCGCGGATCGCCGAGGACGAGAGCGTGCGCGCGGGCGCCGCGCTGAGCGCGTTGATCCGGATATTTTTCGGCCCGAGGTCGATCGCGAGATAGCGCACGCAGGCCTCCAGCGCCGCCTTGGCCACGCCCATCACGTTGTAATTGGGCACCGCGCGCACCGCGCCGAGGTAGCTCAGGGTGACGATCGCGCCGCCGCCGCGCGCCTCCATCAGCGGCTCGGCCGCGCGCGCCAGAGAGACCAGCGAGTAGGCGCTGATGTCGAGCGCCTTGGCGAAGTTGGCGCGGCTGACGTTGAGGAAGCGGTCGCGCAAGTCCTCGCGCTCGGCGAACGCTATCGCGTGGACCAGCATGTCGAGCCCGCCCCAGCGTTCCCTGAGCGCCGCGAAGACCGCTGCGACCTGGGCGTCGTCGGTTACGTCGAGCTCGCCGACCACCGTTGCGCCGATTGAGTCGGCCAACGGGCGCACGCGCTTCTCCAAGACCTCGCCCTGGTAGGTCAGCGCGACCTCGGCGCCCTGCGCCCGCAGCTCCTGGGCGATCGCCCAAGCGAGACTCTTATCGTTGGCGACGCCGACCACCAGCGCGCGCTTGCCGTCCGCTATTCCCATCCGGCGGGCTCCTTGTTCGTTCGGTTGTGCGATGCTCGCGGTAACGCCCCGCCGCGCCCCCTCCGGCGTGCGCGGGTCCCGCTGCGACGAGCATAGCCAGCCCGCGGGCGTGGCTCAAAGCCCGTCAGAGCGAGATCTTCATCAAATCGGTCGCCATTTCCATCTCGATCTCGGGCGCGTGATCGAGCACTTCGCGGCCGAGATGGGTGAGCACCACCCGCTTGGCGCTGAAGCGGCTGCGGTTTTTGACGAGGTGCGGGTAGTTGAGATGGAAATCGAGGTGTTCGCTTTTGTAGTAGGTGCACTCGCACAGGAAGAGGTCGGCGCCGGCGCTGAGCGTGATCAGCTCGTCGGTCCAGCCGGTGTCGCCCGAGAACGCCACCGACTTGCCGGCCAGCGTCACGCGCAGCGCGAGCGAGACGTCGGGCTTCGTATGCGGCGTACGCACGCTGGTGACGCGCATCGGGCCCAGCCGCGCCTCGCGCCCGGGCTCGAGCACGACGTAGCGCAGCTTGCGCGCAAGCGGGCTGGTGTCCATCCGCGGGTACATGCTCTTGAACATCACTCGGGTGCGCTGTTCGAGCTTGCGCGGCCCCGCGATCGTCAACATCCGCCGGCGTGGACTCTCGTACAGGTACTCGAGCATCAGGAACGGCAGGCCCGCGAAGTGGTCGCCGTGGAGATGGCTGATCAGGACGTAGTCGATATCGGCGGGCGCAATCGCCGAGCGTTTGAGCGCGGTGAGCACACTGGGCCCGGCCTCCAACAGGACGACCGCGCCGCCGCCCTCGATCACATAGCCGGACTGGAAGCGGCCGCGGCTCGCAAATGCATCCCCCGCACCAAGGACTGTGACGTCCAACACGCCCACCGGCCCCAACATTAGCCGATCCGCCCGGTGGTCCGCTATGGTACTATCCAGCCAAACCGGCGGCGCCATAGTTGCGCTATGGCCAAGGGGAGTTTCACGTGAAACACGTCAAGATCGGGGTCGGTTTCGGGTTATGGCGGCTGGGGATGCCCACCGCCGAGACCATCGCGCACGTCGCCGAGAAAGCCGAAGAATGGGGCCTCGACTCCTTCTGGCTCTCCGACCATCTGCTCTCGCCCTCGCCCGAGCTCGACGTGGTCGCGACCTTGGCCGTCCTGGCCTCACGCACGACCCGGATCAAACTCGGCCCCAGCGTGCTGCTGCTCAACCTGCGCCATCCGCTGCTCGCGGCGAAGGCGTTCGCGACGCTCGACTACTACTCGCGGGGGCGGATGGTGATGGCGGTGGGGACGGGCGCGAACCTGACCGACTACGCCGTGACCGGCATCCCGGCCGAGGGGCGTGGGCGGCGGCTCGACGAGGGGATCGAGGTCCTGCGCAAGGTATGGACCGAGCCCAGGGCCAGCTACCACGGCCGCTATTACAACTTCGACGACGTGACCTTGGAGCCGCGTCCGGCGCGTCGCACCAACAACGACTCCGGCACCATCGACATCTGGGTCGGCGGCAAGTCGGACGCGGCGCTGCGGCGGACCGCGCGGCTTGCCGACGGCTATTTCGCCTCATTCCAGGCGCCCGAGGAGTTCGCGCGTAATATGGCGACGGTGCGCCGCTACGCCGCCGAGTGTGGCCGCGCCAACGCCCGCATCGAGTCGGGCCTGATCCTGCTCT from Candidatus Binataceae bacterium includes the following:
- a CDS encoding CoA-transferase, which translates into the protein MANEYGVQELMAIFLARDLRDGEVLRVGVAMPVAEAAVRLAHLTHGPNMELVFLGARMNVAHLETIPMPAFGWDRRVVRWAESYSDTGHRFDRVKDWSNHVFFIGGIQVDRFGNTNLIGIGPDHLRLKFRGPGSVGTPSLSTHVGRYYIVLNNHSPRVLVERCDYVSAFGWGNGGADARRKRGLPGGGPKYVVTPLCVMDFEEETKRMRLRSVHPGVSVDAVRANTGFELVIPPSLPETEPPTAEELHALRTRVDLAGRLRR
- a CDS encoding CoA-transferase codes for the protein MNTRRTERILDEHQAASWVEDGMTVAIGDPPPMGLVRQIIRRRVRGLTVVASGFALDMLIAAGCVRKTVSYYAGGGPGVPVMPSFRRAAERGEIEVWECEEGIVCAALQAAAQNLPFLPWRAGVGTSLPEVNPDLKLFRDPIGGEELIAVPPIKPDVTLLHAAAADAYGNVRHLGGPGWLDLFQYRAADRTVVQVEQIISNEEIRSDPWATTIAAAAAIVRAPFGAHPFYSRGFYVTDGPHLRGYLEAADAAAHGERAALDAYLERYCCRPAGLVQYLETIGLKRLLELHEY
- a CDS encoding enoyl-CoA hydratase/isomerase family protein, with translation MSKFEEYQNKYRHVRMERRDGILQMTLHSGGGPLRWGGPPHEELSYAFYDVARDYENRCVIITGTGEAFCAEIDLGGGRGAPVGKTASGEPAPPPTAGVRSTTWDHIYNDAKYLLMNHLAIEVPMIAAVNGPALIHAELAVLCDVVIAAEEAAFQDAPHFPNGIVPGDGVHVVWPLVLGPNRGRYFLLTGQKLSAREALELGVVSEVMPRERLLPRAWELAELIVAKPKLTVRYARVAITQQLKRLMLDNLGYGLALEGLGAAAAWPGAKG
- a CDS encoding NIPSNAP family protein, with product MIYELRTYTLVLGGTREYEEITKNELLPILAEYGLKPVGYWHTEIGPLNELVHLWAFNDLNERQQKWAAWGRDPRRAAIVPRLRALVVSQSNKIMSPAEFSPLQ
- a CDS encoding LLM class flavin-dependent oxidoreductase, whose product is MELGLFLMPSHPPERDLMAGQQWDLAVLRAADRLGYSEAWIGEHFTSPWEPNPAPDLLIAQALKETSRIKLAPGAHLLPFHHPAELACRVAFMDHLAQGRYMLGIGASGLPSDWQLFSVDGFGMQTREMTRESLAIMLKVWESDGGLEYKGKYWSVNVPGPMLRTLRHHLKPFQKPHPPIGIAGLSPGSETLKLAGEHGFIPLSLNMSPGYVATHWEAVVEGARRTGRRPRRRDWRIVREIFVAETDAEAHRHCVKSMMGRMMREYLLPLMADFQFTKFLKDDPSVPDDAVTPEYLVDHGWLVGSPRTVRDKLARMYKDLGGFGTLLLFTFDYADNPEPWFNSMRLLAEEVLPHFRELDPDSNQTARAEGQRRTV
- a CDS encoding OB-fold domain-containing protein, giving the protein MVEKSPFYLPAGLPAPKPQRDGMDKGFWEALRRHELVVQRCKACRTFQHGPEWICHNCHGGELEWHRVSGRGRLYSWVRSWNPVHPALKEAGPYIIAVVELAEAGGVRMVGNLLGDPMQDAPFDAEVEAVFEDRPGATLVQWRLVNG
- a CDS encoding crotonase/enoyl-CoA hydratase family protein — its product is MNYEQILYEVDGPILTVTLNRPDKLNAYTATMGAELADAFRRADEDDAVRAVIVTGAGRGFCAGADLSGGANTFDTSAGSSAALGGERGDRRQSFIMRIFNCRKPSIAAINGAAVGVGITLALPMDIRIASSNARFGFVFSRRGLVPEAGSAWFLPRIVGISQALRWCYSGRIFDADEALKGGLVSELAAPEALMGAARSLAEEIAAETAPVSIALTRQMLWRLSAAPHPMAALDVDYPLTRELGAGADVKEGVRAFMEKRRPEFPGRPSKDMPKSYPWWRE
- a CDS encoding CoA transferase encodes the protein MSRGRETGGIARGGHAMEGDDMMTGILSGLRIVEGSAFVAAPLGGMTLAQLGADVIRFDQIGGGLDYQRWPLANDGQSLFWAGMNKNKRSIQIDLGSPKGRELATALITAPGENAGLFLTNFPARGWLSYEALAKHRHDLVMAALTGNPDGTSEVDYTVNPATGFPWATGPRNLAEPLNSVLPAWDIALGTLAAVGLLAAERHRRMSGQGQLINLSLSDVAFAAVGNLGRIAEAQLGGRDQPKDGNYLYGAFGHDFETRDGRRVMVVALTARQWNALVEATGIEKVCRDIEHATGHDLSTQSGRFQARDLIAAMLRPWFASRDLAAIREIFAGTNVSWGPYQTFRQLVTEDPRCSTANPIFVELEHPGVGKYLMPGSPLYFSAVPRVPVRRAPLLGEHTDEVLAEVLGMSASQIARLHDERVVAGPRPAGR
- the gloB gene encoding hydroxyacylglutathione hydrolase, which produces MAIVAVPQLSDNYAYLVIDDASKLCGVVDCAEADKVLAEVRRRGLKLVAVLPTHWHPDHVGGNEDLVRAIPGLRVYGARAEGGRIPALTDGVDDGDEVAVGPIRGRVIGIPAHTSGHIAYYFPELKAVFTGDTMFIAGCGRVFEGKADTMVASLKKLAALPDDTQVYCGHEYTEKNLQFALTLEPNNPALKAKYEWAKKMRAEGKFTIPSTIGDEKLFNPFLRTDSAELRASLKKIDPGLPDDPVAIFAKARELKDRF
- a CDS encoding enoyl-ACP reductase, with the protein product MGIADGKRALVVGVANDKSLAWAIAQELRAQGAEVALTYQGEVLEKRVRPLADSIGATVVGELDVTDDAQVAAVFAALRERWGGLDMLVHAIAFAEREDLRDRFLNVSRANFAKALDISAYSLVSLARAAEPLMEARGGGAIVTLSYLGAVRAVPNYNVMGVAKAALEACVRYLAIDLGPKNIRINALSAAPARTLSSSAIRDYFAMAHEVEQRSPMRRAMRTEEVGKMAAALLSDLASGVTGQTVYVDVGYSIVGL
- a CDS encoding MBL fold metallo-hydrolase, whose product is MLGPVGVLDVTVLGAGDAFASRGRFQSGYVIEGGGAVVLLEAGPSVLTALKRSAIAPADIDYVLISHLHGDHFAGLPFLMLEYLYESPRRRMLTIAGPRKLEQRTRVMFKSMYPRMDTSPLARKLRYVVLEPGREARLGPMRVTSVRTPHTKPDVSLALRVTLAGKSVAFSGDTGWTDELITLSAGADLFLCECTYYKSEHLDFHLNYPHLVKNRSRFSAKRVVLTHLGREVLDHAPEIEMEMATDLMKISL